The Anolis sagrei isolate rAnoSag1 chromosome 10, rAnoSag1.mat, whole genome shotgun sequence genome contains the following window.
TTCCAGGTCATCCACTATTTGGACGATGCTCTCGACCTTGTCTTCGGGAAGCACCTGGGAAGCGTTGGACCGGAACTTCCTCAGGAGCGACTCCCTGCTCAGGGGCCTCCTCCAGTGGCCGTAGAAGGTGTTGCAGCGCCCTGTCAGAACATCCCCATCCTGCAGGACCAGGGCCACCTCCGCGTACATCTTCTCAAAGCTGGCCGGGTTGTCCTCTGGGTGCTCCACCACCACCTTGGAGAGGAGCTGGGCCAGCTCTGGGCGCCGGATCTGGTGGTCGTCGAAGGAGGAGATGCCCACCTCACCGTCCAAAAGGGCCGTGCTGGCGTTGAACTGGAAGGAGTGTCGGGCCTCATGCTCCGATTCGGGGAAGGGCCGGTTGATGTACTTGGAGACGGGTACCCTCAGGATAATGGTGCGGACGTCCGAGGGAGAGAAACGCCCATAATGATTGACCAAGAGGTTCCTGGCTGAGAGGGCAGCTTCCACCGTCCAGTGCATGCCCAGATGGGCCGGGAAGCTCTTGAAGGCGATGTCCTGCTCCTCAAGGAGGAACTCATGGCCCTCCGGCTGCAGGGCCAGTGGCCTGGGATCGTAGTCGCCGTAGAAAGCACTGAACCCGGCACAGCCAGGGACATCATCCAGGATGCGGGGATTGGCCTCAATCCCCCGGGCAGCCAATAGCGCGGCTTCCAGCCCCAGGCGCGTGGCATTGCCAACATGGAAGGGCTTGGCTGAGGTAGCAGCATTGGCCATGGGTGCCCCGGCCAACGAGGCCGCAATGGCCAAAGCATGGCCACACCGGGCAGCATCAAGGGAGAGGAGCTTGGCGGTCGCTGCAGCGCTGCCCAGAGTGCCCACCACGGAGGGAGGGTGGAATCTAGGAGGGAAAGGCCAAAGAGGTCAAGGGAGAGGCCCAGAAAGACGGATTAAACAGCAATGACTAAAACATGGATAGAAACAACTAAAGGAAATAAacacttagagcagtgtttcacaacctgcctaatgtgaccccttaatacagttcctcatgttgtggtgacaccaacCATAaagttgttttcattgctacttcgtaactgtagttttgctactggtatgaatcgtaatgtaaatattttatatgcaggatgcatttttattcactctcaagctttctaatgctgtgaccccttaatatagttcctcatgttgttgtgaccccaaccataagattatttttgttgctacttcgtaagtgtagttttgctactggtatgaatcgtaatgtaaatatatgatatgcaggatgtattttcatcaactttaccaaatttggcacaaataccccatacacccacatttgaatactggtatgaATCGTAATGGTAGGGTTGGTGGGGAGGTTGATTTtctcacttgggagttgtagttactgggatttatagttcacctacattcaaagaatattctgaacttcaccaacaatggaactgaaccaaacttggaacacagaactcccatgatgaacagaaaatactggaagggtttatttatctgtggaataatatccagggtgggagaaagaactcttgccagttggaggcaagtgtgaatgttgcaactgaccaccttgattagcactgaatagccttgcagcttcaaagcctggagttctttctcctactctggacattccatagatatataaaccccacttgctagtttccaacagacctcacaacctctgaggatgcttgccatagatgtgggcgaaacgtcaggagagaatgcttctggaacacggccagacagcccggaaatctcACCGTAAACCAGTTTGTGGATAATTTTAGAGGATAAAGTtataatttattcatttaattaTCCATACTCACAGATGTTATATATCTTATATTAAATTGTGTAGATCAACTCCATATTACGGACTTTCCACTTTTAATGATGTGAATTTCTGGTCTTAATGCttaaaacaatggttctcaacctatgggttcccagatgttttggtcttcaactcccagaaatcctaacagctggtaaactggctgggatttctgggagttgtggccaaaacacctgaggacccacaggttgagaaccaatgtctTTAAAAGTTTTGTAAAGTTTTACATTCCTAGTCTGTgaccataataatattaattccaTCATAATATTCATTCAAAGTGCACTGGTTTGAAATTACTAGTTCTAAGGTCGGTCGATTGGTTGGTTGGTcagttgatagatagatatgccttccaggtattttgtagCCCTGGAGGAGAGCTATCTGGCCATTGCTTTCTGCAAACACCAGACCCAGTTGTAGCTGTTGTATTATGGACTTCTGCAAATGGCTCCCATCTCCCTTGTAGCTGGGCATGAATGTCCCCTGTTTCCAAAATAGCAAAGAATTGTCCCCCTTCACCTAAAGCACCCAAAAGTAGCCATGTCAACGGAAAGGAGGACACACAATGAGGCTGTACCTCTTTGGGATGTTGCTGGCCTCTCGGGAGAAGCGCAAGAGCCGGCCCTGGACCTCGATGCCCACGTTGAAGGCCAGGAGGAAGTCACGGCCAGAGGGCCTGGAGGAGGCTGGTAGCATCTGGGAGGCAGCCAAGAGGGCCGGCAGGACGGCCCCCGAAGGGTGAGTGGCCGGGTGCCAGGTGTCATCAAAGTCCATGGAGTGGGACTGCAAAACAAAGGCACAGGTTAGGAGACAGCCCAGGCAAAAGAGCCGGATTCAGCTTCCCTATATCTGGTGCATCTTAGACATGTAAAACCCATCTCTGTATAGCTCCCAGAGACCTCACAATGGACTTAATAGACATACCGAGAGTGATCTAAACATGGCATAGTTCCACGGAATAAATCAAATTCAACAACAAGAGATACAATGTAAGGAGTgggaattcatagaatcaaagagttggaagagacctcatgggccatccagtccaaccccctgccaagaagcagaaaaattgcattcaaagcacccctgacagatggctatccagcctctgtttaaaagcctccaaagaaggagcctccaccacactccagggcagagagttccactgctgaacagctctcacagtcaggaagttcttcctaacattcagaaGGAATATCATTTCTTGTAGattatgggaattatagtccaactATGTTTCTCAGCTCTGGTGGGAGCACAATAGGAAGGCTTGCACTGATGGGGAACAAGTCACTCCCATATTCCTTCTTTTGGAACTGATGGAGGGAGGCTATTTAGTGTTCTAGGAAtgtagtaaagtaaaggtttccccttgacattaagtccagtcgtgtccgactctgggggttggtgctcatctccatttcgaagctgaaaagctggcgttgtccatagacatctccaaagtgatttggctggcatgactgcatggagtgccattacctttccgttggagcggtacctattgatctactcacatttgcatggttttgaactgctagtttggcagaagctggggctaacagtggaagatcaccccactccccggatttgaaccaccaactttcggtcagcaagttcagcagctcagcagtttaacccacggcACCACCGGGGCTGTAGTTCAAATATGTAGTTTTTCCAATCTATTCTTGAGACTATATTGGTGACTTCCGTTGATGGTGAGGTGACTTTGAATAGAATGGCAGAAAAAGGTAGGCTACAAAAGTCATACTGGACATCCccatgttacaaacaagataagttctataggtttgttcttacattggatttgtatgtaattcggaacaggtacattttgaaatgtaacttcagccatgtatatgtatgtgtgtgcgtgtgtgcatgctTTGGATGGGATAGGGGAGagctaacacccctgtggtgtttcctttgcggtctgtgcccctgtttggaagattccacctcactttctttacctgtgatcattggattttgaaaaaaaaatggtgatAATTGTGACTTGTTGTGAtaatgcttcagtggagacaccttcccCCCTgacaataactcttccaggagtggatttcccttcagAGGGGGAGATTCCTCCCATtactgttgtctcaccccgtttgtaactataagtcgtttgtaagttggatgtttgtaacttgggaattgCATTTTGTGTCCATGTGAGGCTCCTTCTGGCATCACCCGCCCAATCTTCCCTCTCCAGAAAGGGTGGAGAATGCCTTACCGCCACTCCGTTGGCAAACGCAGCCAGAGGAGGAGACATCTTGAGACCTTTCCTCCCATAAACTGAGCTCACTGGGCTGGAAGAGAAGGTTTCCTGTCCAGGAGAAAGAAAGACGGCATCAGAGAAGCGCATGACATGCAGGTAAGATGCAGAGCCCTAATCATTCCCTGCATTCAGTTGCTTTTTAAGCTCTTCTTGTCCTAATTGTGACATTTTGAATTTTTACCACATTCTTCCAAAACTAAAGATAACAAAATTCTTCCTATTCAAATCCAACTGTTTCCAATGTGGGAAAGACCATGTTGCATCTGAAGCCGGTAAAcaggtgattttttttccatgtcaaaaGCGGCTTGAAAAACTGCAGCaaagttctatttatttattttatttacagtatttatattccgcccttctcaccctgcaggggagaatgtacatatacatggcaaacattcaatgccatagacacacaacatatatagacagacactcagaggctatttaacattacagcttctggccaccaggggagctgtcacttcaccgtcactgatgaagtacttcctcattctttgcatacttgctggagatttttatggccttgtaaattagctAAATTAGACTCCCCaaataagtggtacctaaatttcctacttgacagatgcaactatctttcaggcttcaaaagtcgacaacaagctacacaaattggttggaagctcactccaagcCAGgatggtttcgaactcatgacctttcagtcagtagtgatcttaatgctgcTAACTCCCAACCagttgtgccacagtcccggcACTTCtagtgcgagagaattggccatctgcaagcatgttgcccaggggacgcccagatctttttggttttaccatccttgtgggaggcttctctcctgtcccctaatggggaactggagctaacagagggagctcaacccactctccctgtgtttgaaccgctgacctgacagtccgcagtcctgctggcacaaaggttttaCCCATTGTGCCAATGGGGCGGGTGAAGATGAGGAACATCCCAAAGAGGAAAATAATTCAAGATGGGAAATAGCAAGGTAAATGGAACTTGCCATGAAAACCTCAATTGTGCTCTCAAAGTCCAGGATCTGGAAGGACATCCTTCTCCAATTTTGGTTTAAATGCTTTTcaccataaggtaaaggttttcccctgacattaagtccagtcgtgtccaactttggggtgtggtgctcatctcatttctaagtcgaagaaccggcgttgtccgtagacacctccaaggtcatgtggccagcatgactgcatgaagtgccattaccttccagctggagcgggacctattgatctacacacatttgcatgttttcaaattgctaggttggcagaagctggggctaacggcggaagctcaccctgctcccatgattcaaacctgcgacctttcagtcaacaagctcaacagctcagcagtttaacccactgcgccaccgggcttTTCACTATACAAagtggtatttcaatgggatgaacaaacaattttttccatacCAATTTTGCAAATGTTGCTAAATATGTGTCCTTATCCATGAATTGACAATAttgaaaaatgacattttagaTGAGACCAATATATAGCTGGAAAATCACTGTAAATTACACCATGACGTAACATGGTGTTTGTTCccgtcattttctaattggttttctcgtaaaaacatggaaaaggtttattaatttgccaaaactttgtttttgcagactGCACAAAAGGTTCAAAATGGCAGGCACAAAAaaactaagtttctggagtagaacaactactttcaaagtaaggtctcacaattaaacaggaaacaacactttcaaaccaggaacagaattttttcaaaatttgtaatatatttttttttcgtgtcaggatcAACTTAGAAACTGcacgtcgcttctggtgtgagagatttggccatctgcaaggacgttgcccaggggacgccgggatgtttgatgttttaccatccttgtgggaggttctcctcttatgtccccacatgaggagctggagctgatagagggagctcatccgcctctccccggaattgaacctgcaacctgttggtcttcagtcctaccggctcaggggtttaacccactgcgccataaacatatacacatctaagtggaatatgctgctgcctggGAGTAGCCTCCTTTTcttgaggttttgaaacagaggatacatggccatctgtcgggacagaaaggattgtgccttcctgcctgacaGCAATAGACTGGGTTGgtcttgggggtcccttctttgaagcagaggctggatggccatctgcaaggagggCTCAGGTGATGTTGCCTggtagaaagaagggggttggactagatggcctttggggtctcttccaactcaatgaatcGATGATTctatacatcaaaataaaaaagagagtgGGCTGTTCCTGACTTGCTGAGATGGGCCTTGAAGTCAAACATTGATTTGCACAGTCCCTTGACCTCTAGCATCTGTGGGCATCTGAATGGTGGCTCTGATCCGGTCCTTACCTGGCAAAAGTGGAGGGCGATGTCGAAGACGTGGGTTGTGCTGCCCACCAGCCCCACCCCAATGCTGTCCAGAATCATGCGCTTGCTCCGGTGGCGCACCATTTCGGACAGGAGGTCGGGGCGGACACCATGAATGAAGGAGGCAAAGGTGCCAGTGACCGTCTCCTCTGGAGCAACCCTCTCCCGGGCtgcaaagggaaaaaagggagcaaaatataataataataataataataataataatagtaacaataataatgccagcagagtgatcttgtctgctgtggactcatcttgttgtgtaataataa
Protein-coding sequences here:
- the LOC132763208 gene encoding cis-aconitate decarboxylase-like, which codes for MSLASSDVTDHPCNLVAGDGNKSPGSTKHLQTQLHPSRSTTTTTSQLTQRPAADTRMVYTTLKSSHKVFAASRQAHKVATKARERVAPEETVTGTFASFIHGVRPDLLSEMVRHRSKRMILDSIGVGLVGSTTHVFDIALHFCQETFSSSPVSSVYGRKGLKMSPPLAAFANGVASHSMDFDDTWHPATHPSGAVLPALLAASQMLPASSRPSGRDFLLAFNVGIEVQGRLLRFSREASNIPKRFHPPSVVGTLGSAAATAKLLSLDAARCGHALAIAASLAGAPMANAATSAKPFHVGNATRLGLEAALLAARGIEANPRILDDVPGCAGFSAFYGDYDPRPLALQPEGHEFLLEEQDIAFKSFPAHLGMHWTVEAALSARNLLVNHYGRFSPSDVRTIILRVPVSKYINRPFPESEHEARHSFQFNASTALLDGEVGISSFDDHQIRRPELAQLLSKVVVEHPEDNPASFEKMYAEVALVLQDGDVLTGRCNTFYGHWRRPLSRESLLRKFRSNASQVLPEDKVESIVQIVDDLESLPDSALLASCL